The Nitrosopumilus cobalaminigenes genome contains a region encoding:
- a CDS encoding inorganic diphosphatase, with protein sequence MSKNFWHDIESGTDVPEIINAIVEIPKGSMNKYEYDKKHNMIKLDRVLFSPFHYPGDYGLIPQTLSDDGDPLDALVLVTNPTYPGILIEARPIGLLQMKDDGKLDDKIICVATNDPRYLHTADITDIEDHYRSEIAHFFQVYKDLEGKKVEILGWKSAKEAKVVIIESIKRYRDTLKKY encoded by the coding sequence ATGAGTAAGAATTTTTGGCACGATATAGAATCAGGCACTGATGTTCCTGAAATTATCAATGCAATTGTAGAAATTCCAAAAGGTTCCATGAACAAGTACGAATATGACAAAAAACATAACATGATAAAATTAGATAGAGTTTTGTTTTCACCTTTTCACTATCCAGGAGATTATGGTCTAATTCCTCAAACATTATCTGATGACGGAGACCCACTTGATGCACTAGTTCTAGTAACAAATCCAACATACCCAGGAATTTTAATTGAAGCAAGACCTATTGGCCTACTCCAAATGAAAGATGATGGAAAATTAGATGACAAGATCATCTGTGTTGCAACAAATGACCCAAGATACCTGCACACTGCAGATATTACAGACATTGAAGACCATTATCGTTCAGAAATAGCACACTTTTTCCAAGTGTACAAAGATTTGGAAGGAAAAAAAGTGGAAATACTAGGGTGGAAATCAGCCAAAGAAGCCAAAGTTGTAATTATAGAATCTATCAAAAGATATAGAGACACTTTGAAAAAATATTAG
- a CDS encoding UBP-type zinc finger domain-containing protein, whose protein sequence is MAKECDHFSQENKVSPNTKNCQECEQEHLPVVALRMCLTCGHVGCCDSSIGKHATKHFEETGHPVMQAVPEKIWKWCYIHEEYY, encoded by the coding sequence ATGGCCAAAGAGTGCGACCATTTTTCTCAAGAAAACAAAGTTTCTCCAAATACTAAAAATTGTCAAGAGTGTGAGCAAGAACATTTACCAGTAGTTGCACTTCGAATGTGTCTTACATGCGGACATGTAGGATGTTGTGATTCATCGATTGGAAAACATGCCACTAAACACTTTGAAGAAACTGGCCATCCAGTAATGCAAGCAGTTCCAGAAAAAATCTGGAAGTGGTGTTACATTCATGAAGAATATTATTGA
- a CDS encoding TATA-box-binding protein, producing MTQTKPVIAIVNVVASATIEQKLDLVDITKKFPAVEYHPEQFPGAVFRLKNPKTATLLFGSGKMVCTGAKSQELAETAVFEVVKILRKGKIKIKNDPIVSIQNIVSSINLGGKVNLEQAARTLPRSMYEPEQFPGLIHRMLDPKTVILIFASGKLVCVGAKLEKDVHRSVNQIHALLEEKGLMVYD from the coding sequence ATGACTCAAACTAAACCTGTAATTGCAATTGTAAATGTTGTAGCTTCTGCAACAATTGAGCAAAAATTAGACCTTGTAGATATTACTAAAAAATTCCCTGCTGTAGAATATCACCCAGAACAATTCCCAGGGGCTGTTTTCAGATTAAAAAACCCAAAGACTGCAACACTTCTCTTTGGTTCAGGAAAAATGGTATGTACAGGCGCAAAATCTCAGGAATTAGCAGAAACTGCTGTATTTGAAGTGGTGAAAATCTTACGAAAAGGAAAAATCAAAATCAAAAATGATCCTATAGTTTCAATTCAAAATATTGTATCTTCAATCAATCTTGGAGGAAAGGTAAACTTGGAGCAAGCTGCAAGAACACTTCCTAGAAGTATGTATGAACCCGAACAATTCCCAGGATTGATTCATAGAATGCTTGATCCAAAAACTGTCATTCTAATTTTTGCATCAGGCAAATTGGTGTGTGTTGGTGCAAAACTTGAAAAAGATGTTCATCGTTCAGTTAACCAAATTCATGCTCTCCTTGAAGAAAAGGGACTAATGGTTTACGATTAG